The proteins below come from a single Gossypium raimondii isolate GPD5lz chromosome 2, ASM2569854v1, whole genome shotgun sequence genomic window:
- the LOC128034226 gene encoding uncharacterized protein LOC128034226 has product MTYLRAMFARLSLFDNGSLLAELQVKLIWIEQIRGKKLGDKPFRLRFLQVENGGTIDFGINSDRVHSFRGQICVPNDEDLRQSILRESHGSPYTMHPSGNKMYRDLRELYWWLGFKCEVTNFATRYLTCQEIKAEYQLPLGCCSRLRYRYGHGSE; this is encoded by the coding sequence ATGACCTATCTGAGAGCGATGTTCGCTCGACTTAGCCTATTCGACAATGGAAGTCTACTGGCAGAACTTCAGGTCAAACTGATATGGATTGAACAGATTCGAGGTAAAAAGTTAGGGGATAAGCCTTTTAGGTTGCGTTTTCTTCAGGTTGAGAATGGTGGCACTATTGATTTTGGGATAAACAGTGATAGGGTACATAGTTTCCGCGGTCAAATTTGTGTACCGAATGATGAGGATTTAAGGCAGTCAATTCTGAGAGAGTCGCAtggtagtccctatactatgcaTCCTAGCGGGAACAAGATGTATCGAGATCTTCGAGAATTGTACTGGTGGCTAGGGTTCAAGTGTGAGGTTACCAACTTTGCTACTCGCTATTTGACTTGTCAGGAGATTAAGGCTGAGTATCAGTTACCTTTGGGTTGTTGCAGCCGGTTAAGATACCGTTATGGACATGGGAGCGAGTAA